The Nocardia sp. BMG51109 nucleotide sequence GCCCGAGCCTGGGAATCCCCGGCGGTCCCACCGACCCGAACCCGCTGAGCACCCCGCAGATCACAAGTCGCCTCCGCCGAACAGCTCGACGACGCGGATCCGATAGTAGGCAGCGGTGACCGCAGGCTGCTCCGAGCCCGCACCGAACTCGGCCGCACCACCGCGGATACGAACTCGAGTCAACGGTGACCGGGGCCGGGCCGGTTTCGGCACCCGGAATGCACCGCAGATGCTCTCCGAGGCCGATGTGAAAAGCGTTGTCCAACAATCAAGTCCACACTAATATCGAACACATGAGCGACAGCGTGGCGATCCTCGACGGCGAGCGGGAACTGCTCGCCGAAATCGCCGCGGCCGCTCGCGAGGAGGCCGCCGCGGCCGCCCGGAAGATGGCGCTGGCGGCACAGTATGTCGCCCTGCGGTCCGATCACGCCGCTGCCGCACCCGGGGCCGATTTCGATGCGGAGGCTGCTCGGAGGTCGGGGATCGCGGAGGTGGCACTGGCTACCACGAACAGTTATCCGGCCGTCGGTGCATGGATCCGCACCACCCGAACTCTGGAGCGGCACAACGATATCCGGGAGGCGTTCGTTACCGGCCGGATCGGCACGGCACAGGTGCGCACGATCTGTGAACACACCGCCGCGGCCCCGGCGGCGGTCGTGTTCGCCATCGAACCCACCGTCGTCGCGGTGGCGCAGCGCCTGGCGCCACGAGCGCTGGGGGTCGAGATCGATCGGCTACTGCTGGAATCCGATCCGGAGGGCGCCGAGCATGCTGTCGAGCGGGCACAGCAGAGTCGGCGGGTGAATTCGCAGCGGGCGCCGCACGGAATGGGTGCGGTCAGGGCGGTGCTTACCGCCGCGGAGACCACCGAGATCTGGCAGCAGCTGCGGCAGATGGTCAAGACCGTGTGCGCCCTCGATCACCGCGATGTGCAGCAGCGCTATGCCGACGCCTACATGGCGGTGGTGCGCGGACACAGTAGCCTGCGATGCACCTGCCAGAGCGCGGACTGCGCCGCCCGCCACAACCCGGTCCATGCCACGCCCGAGGTTCAGCTGCACATCAGTTGCGATGTCGACACCCTGCTCGGCATCGGCGGTAGCCCGGCCGTCCTCGACGGCTACGGCTGCCTGGACGCCGCCACCACCCGTGAACTCGCGAAAGACGCGACCTGGCAAGCCATCATCCACACCGCCGAGCGGCTCGACATCGCTCCCACGCGCTCAGCGGTCCACGCGGGCATGGCGCCTGCCGATGTCGGCGCGGAGGCGATGGCCGCCAACAATCCGTTGCTGGCGACATATCCTGGCCACAAGATTCGCCGCCGCACCGAGCCGAGGCGCGACCGCACCCGGAACAGTCCACATATCGACAACAGTCCGCATATCGACTGCGGCACAAGACATTTCGAAACATATTCTGACGATTCCCCCGCAGCCGACGCCGTCAGTGCGGGTTCGCCGTCACGGCCACGTCCGGACACATCCGTCGAACACAGCGCCGCCGCACGAGAATTGGTCCCCCAGCCGCCCCCGGACACTGGGGTGAGCGTCGCCCGCACCCGCCGCCTACCCGCCGGCGCCGTATTCGGCACGGCTCCGCGCCGCACCACCCGCCCCTCCCCCGTGCTCTGGCAACAGGTCATCGACAACCTCGAAGCCATGGCCGACAAGAATCCCGCGGCAATTCGCGCCTGGGATCCACACGGGCACGGCGGATTTCACCAAGCACCACCCGGTGCCCTCACCTACCAACCCGGTGCCGCACTCACCGCGGCGGTCCGGCTGCGCGACGGGACCTGCCGCCACCCGGGCTGCACCACCCCCGCCACCGACTGCCAGATAGACCACATCGTCCCCTTCGACCACCGCAACCCGGCAGTGGGCGGCTGGAGCGTCCTCGGCAATCTGCAATGCCTGTGCCGACTCCACCACGCCCTGAAGACCGCCGAACTCTGGCAATACGAAATGCTCGGCCTCGGCATCATCCACGCCTGGAACACCCACGGCCAACAGGGGTTCACCCTGCCCGCCCACCGGGCAGCCCGACCTGCCGGAACGGGAGTCGTCTAGAGTTCGAGCCTACAGGTTCGGGATGTCGCTCGCGGTTGTGTCCGCCAACGCGCCCAGGCGTAGTGAATGCGCC carries:
- a CDS encoding HNH endonuclease signature motif containing protein, producing MSDSVAILDGERELLAEIAAAAREEAAAAARKMALAAQYVALRSDHAAAAPGADFDAEAARRSGIAEVALATTNSYPAVGAWIRTTRTLERHNDIREAFVTGRIGTAQVRTICEHTAAAPAAVVFAIEPTVVAVAQRLAPRALGVEIDRLLLESDPEGAEHAVERAQQSRRVNSQRAPHGMGAVRAVLTAAETTEIWQQLRQMVKTVCALDHRDVQQRYADAYMAVVRGHSSLRCTCQSADCAARHNPVHATPEVQLHISCDVDTLLGIGGSPAVLDGYGCLDAATTRELAKDATWQAIIHTAERLDIAPTRSAVHAGMAPADVGAEAMAANNPLLATYPGHKIRRRTEPRRDRTRNSPHIDNSPHIDCGTRHFETYSDDSPAADAVSAGSPSRPRPDTSVEHSAAARELVPQPPPDTGVSVARTRRLPAGAVFGTAPRRTTRPSPVLWQQVIDNLEAMADKNPAAIRAWDPHGHGGFHQAPPGALTYQPGAALTAAVRLRDGTCRHPGCTTPATDCQIDHIVPFDHRNPAVGGWSVLGNLQCLCRLHHALKTAELWQYEMLGLGIIHAWNTHGQQGFTLPAHRAARPAGTGVV